One genomic region from Argentina anserina chromosome 2, drPotAnse1.1, whole genome shotgun sequence encodes:
- the LOC126783043 gene encoding probable E3 ubiquitin-protein ligase ARI8, which translates to MKRNNSSGSIASEDSSLLEDEVSSDDDSNYVKGVDTKSNVFSVDNQSRSQSYTVLRVGEISQLQEDDIAGVSTVLSISRSAACFLLCHYNWWVNRLQDEWFSDEDKVRETAGLLREPVVLHRLGSVNCGICFDDHDYSNDQSAECAVLSAACGHPFCKDCWTGYISTSFNDGTGCLMLRCPVPSCSAAVDQDLIRNVLKNQHDNEIERYNRYLLRSYVENHKQMKWCPAPDCEYAIKVFDEDLTGNGSCYDVSCICANSFCWNCVEEVHSPVECATVRKWILKNKDDSQNAQWIVVNTKPCPKCKTPIEKNNGCNHMRCSPPCGHHFCWLCLGPLGCKCNSFNRAAKQSAKESQSEIERKRLKLTLERYNHYYMRWANNQASKNKAVESLHKAQTVHIMNLVSKSFRSSCQPNDFEFITEAWKQIIECRQVIKWTYAYGYYIPEESKYEKKRHLFEYLQGQAEHSLERLHHCAETEIRDYVNDWTPLEKFSEYRLRLIQLTNVTRTYFKKLVTALENGLSEVESS; encoded by the coding sequence ATGAAAAGGAACAACAGCAGTGGAAGTATTGCTAGCGAGGACTCTAGTTTGTTGGAAGATGAAGTAAGCTCGGATGATGACTCTAACTATGTGAAAGGAGTAGATACAAAGAGTAATGTATTCTCTGTGGATAATCAGTCTCGGTCGCAGAGTTATACTGTCCTGCGAGTAGGAGAAATTAGCCAACTTCAGGAGGATGATATTGCAGGAGTCTCTACTGTCTTATCCATATCGAGATCTGCTGCATGCTTCCTACTATGTCACTATAATTGGTGGGTGAATAGACTGCAGGATGAATGGTTTTCTGATGAAGACAAAGTCCGAGAAACAGCCGGCTTGTTGAGGGAGCCGGTAGTATTGCATCGATTAGGTAGTGTCAATTGCGGAATATGTTTTGATGACCATGACTATTCAAACGATCAATCAGCTGAATGTGCTGTTCTCTCTGCTGCTTGTGGTCATCCTTTTTGTAAAGATTGTTGGACAGGTTATATTAGCACGTCATTTAACGATGGGACGGGATGTTTGATGCTGAGATGTCCTGTACCATCTTGTAGTGCAGCAGTTGATCAGGATTTGATCAGGAATGTGTTGAAAAATCAACATGATAATGAGATTGAGAGGTATAACCGCTATCTTCTGAGATCTTATGTTGAAAATCATAAGCAGATGAAGTGGTGCCCTGCTCCTGACTGTGAGTATGCTATCAAAGTGTTTGATGAAGATTTGACTGGAAATGGAAGCTGTTATGATGTTTCTTGCATTTGTGCAAATAGCTTCTGCTGGAATTGCGTCGAGGAGGTTCATAGTCCCGTTGAGTGCGCCACTGTGAGAAAGTGGATCTTGAAGAACAAGGATGATTCTCAGAATGCACAATGGATTGTGGTTAATACGAAGCCCTGTCCCAAGTGCAAAACACCGATTGAGAAGAACAATGGGTGTAATCACATGAGATGCAGTCCACCTTGTGGGCATCACTTTTGCTGGTTATGTCTTGGGCCACTTGGTTGCAAATGCAATAGTTTCAATCGAGCTGCAAAACAATCTGCAAAGGAGAGTCAGAGTGAAATTGAGAGGAAGAGGCTAAAGCTGACTTTAGAGAGGTACAATCATTATTACATGCGCTGGGCAAACAATCAAGCTTCAAAGAATAAAGCTGTCGAGTCATTGCATAAGGCGCAAACAGTGCACATTATGAACCTTGTTAGCAAATCATTTCGTTCATCTTGCCAGCCTAATGATTTCGAGTTCATTACAGAGGCATGGAAACAGATCATTGAATGTAGACAGGTGATTAAATGGACCTATGCATATGGTTATTACATACCTGAGGAAAGTAAATATGAGAAGAAGCGGCATCTGTTTGAGTACTTGCAGGGCCAAGCAGAGCACAGTCTGGAGAGGCTTCACCACTGTGCTGAGACTGAGATTAGAGATTATGTCAATGATTGGACCCCGTTGGAAAAGTTCTCGGAATACCGGCTAAGGCTCATACAATTGACAAATGTGACCAGAACTTATTTTAAGAAGCTGGTTACAGCCTTGGAGAATGGCCTCTCCGAGGTGGAGTCTAGCTAG
- the LOC126783044 gene encoding probable methyltransferase At1g29790: MGSVSLKIGDGTARFRRATLCSSAVNILMLFSVLTTNLFALYAFTSSSPKDQQHQHLLHHNTQKNMSLISEQVSLILREIDSSQKKLAQMEKDLLGYGSVDLSRPNTATELKTFLQHHALPLGKDSRTGITEMVASVGHLCDKSAELLSQFMNYKASGPCPDDWSLAQRLILRGCEPLPRRRCFAKTVPKVGLTSLPLSLWKNVSAKSVTWSGLGCKNFECLNSKKSSRECVGCFDLGNVAEKQRFVKARSKNDFVIDDVLALGGGGMRVGFDIGGGSGTFAARMAERNVTVITNTLNIDAPYSEFIAARGLFPLFLSLDHRFPFYDNVFDLVHAASGLDVGAKQEKFEFLMFDIDRILRPGGLFWLDNFQCADEEKKRDLTRLIERFGYKKLKWVVGVDSSTSGSIYLSAVLQKPVRV, from the coding sequence ATGGGCTCCGTCTCTCTGAAGATCGGCGACGGCACCGCCAGATTCCGACGCGCCACCCTCTGCTCCTCCGCCGTCAACATTCTCATGCTCTTCTCCGTCCTCACCACCAACCTCTTCGCCCTCTACGCCttcacctcctcctccccaAAAGACCAACAACACCAACACCTCCTCCACCACAACACCCAGAAGAACATGTCCCTCATCTCCGAGCAGGTCTCCCTCATCCTCCGCGAGATCGACTCCTCCCAGAAGAAGCTCGCCCAGATGGAGAAGGACCTGCTCGGCTACGGTAGCGTCGATCTTTCCCGCCCCAACACAGCTACCGAGCTCAAAACTTTCCTCCAGCATCACGCCCTCCCTCTCGGCAAAGACTCGAGAACCGGGATCACGGAAATGGTGGCTTCCGTGGGCCATTTATGCGACAAATCCGCCGAGTTGTTGTCCCAGTTTATGAACTACAAGGCCTCTGGGCCATGCCCCGACGACTGGAGCCTGGCCCAGAGGCTGATCCTCCGCGGTTGTGAGCCTCTGCCGCGGAGGAGGTGCTTTGCCAAGACAGTGCCCAAGGTTGGTTTGACTAGTTTGCCCCTTTCGCTTTGGAAGAATGTTAGTGCTAAGAGCGTTACTTGGAGTGGTCTAGGGTGTAAGAATTTCGAGTGCTTGAATAGTAAGAAATCGAGTAGGGAATGCGTTGGTTGCTTTGATTTGGGTAATGTGGCTGAGAAGCAGAGGTTTGTTAAGGCTAGGAGCAAGAATGATTttgttattgatgatgtgttGGCTTTGGGAGGTGGAGGGATGAGAGTGGGGTTTGATATTGGAGGTGGTTCTGGTACATTTGCAGCTAGAATGGCCGAGAGGAATGTGACTGTGATCACAAACACTTTGAACATTGATGCGCCTTATAGCGAGTTTATAGCTGCTAGAGGGCTGTTTCCGCTGTTTTTGAGCTTGGATCATAGATTTCCTTTCTACGATAATGTGTTTGATTTGGTTCATGCTGCAAGTGGATTGGATGTTGGTGCAAAACAAGAGAAGTTTGAGTTCTTGATGTTTGATATCGATCGGATATTGCGGCCTGGAGGTTTGTTTTGGTTAGACAACTTTCAATGTGCTGatgaggaaaagaaaagagactTAACTAGATTGATCGAGAGGTTTGGATATAAGAAGCTGAAATGGGTGGTTGGAGTGGATTCTTCTACATCAGGGTCGATTTACTTGTCCGCAGTTCTGCAAAAACCAGTTAGAGTATGA
- the LOC126783146 gene encoding uncharacterized protein LOC126783146, producing the protein MGASTSSEQSVPIEQREAENLAASTGALSTLQKCFSILADPHSGAIPSDSLQQCFRLSYENPVTGATAIPDSFPAVLDHLGPCIADLFFVSEKGGVSWIELVRGYNRCCARKPLSMSVTTLLRVFTATVKKAGLNCNLEFETGDDDCKITGWLMPVDVVMLLWMCWGMNWFSKEGRNLCVPDVKHIVLSAIESCAEGDSGVNVWEWEFSGEEVQLPVGKFLTWVLKTVPSLPGCFSEFVYAVLKHSASQEPGVECLTSSAAGTSSAADTSSTVECSSTLLSPGIAWAISLTLTGPLGEEISRACFPTDANEINNDLLYRSHLHGRGLNRFWSNVQGYQGPLLVLIAATSEDGSANKRNWIIGALTHQGFENRDLFYGSSGCLYALSPVFHAYPPAGKERNFVYSHLHPTGKVYEAKPKPVGIGFGGSMGNERIYVDEDFSKVTIRHHAADKTYQSGSLFPEQGFLPVDALITEVEIWGLGGRGAKDVQDSYKDREQLFTEQRRKVDLKTFANWEDSPEKMLMDMISNPNAIRREDR; encoded by the exons ATGGGAGCGTCAACTTCGTCGGAGCAGTCGGTTCCGATCGAGCAACGAGAGGCTGAAAACCTAGCAGCCTCCACCGGAGCTCTCTCCACTCTCCAGAAGTGTTTCTCTATCCTCGCCGATCCTCACTCCGGCGCTATTCCCTCCGATTCTCTTCAG CAATGCTTCCGGTTGAGTTACGAGAATCCGGTGACCGGAGCTACTGCGATTCCGGATTCATTTCCGGCGGTGCTGGATCATCTCGGACCGTGCATAGCGGACTTGTTTTTCGTATCGGAAAAAGGCGGAGTGAGTTGGATTGAGCTCGTTAGAGGCTACAATAGGTGTTGTGCTAGAAAGCCTTTATCCATGTCTGTTACTACTTTACTTAGAGTTTTTACTGCCACGGTTAAAAAAGCCGGTTTAAATTGTAATTTGGAATTTGAGACTGGTGATGATGATTGTAAAATTACCGGGTGGCTTATGCCCGTGGATGTGGTCATGCTTCTTTGGATGTGTTGGGGGATGAATTGGTTTTCGAAAGAGGGAAGGAATTTGTGTGTGCCGGATGTTAAGCACATTGTGTTGTCTGCAATTGAGTCATGTGCTGAAGGTGATAGTGGGGTGAATGTGTGGGAGTGGGAGTTTTCCGGTGAGGAAGTTCAGCTTCCTGTGGGGAAGTTTCTGACTTGGGTTTTGAAGACAGTGCCTAGTCTTCCTGGTTGCTTTTCGGAGTTTGTTTATGCGGTACTCAAACATTCTGCTTCTCAAGAG CCTGGAGTGGAATGTTTGACTTCTTCAGCTGCTGGTACTTCATCAGCTGCAGATACTTCTTCAACTGTGGAATGCAGTTCTACTCTTTTATCCCCTGGAATAGCATGGGCTATTTCCCTCACACTAACAGGCCCACTAGGTGAAGAGATATCAAGGGCATGCTTCCCTACTGATGctaatgaaataaataatgACCTACTTTACAG GTCACATCTTCATGGGAGAGGGTTGAATAGATTCTGGTCTAATGTTCAAGGTTACCAAGGTCCTCTGCTTGTTCTAATTGCTGCAACATCAGAAGATGGTAGTGCCAATAAAAGAAATTGGATTATAGGTGCTCTCACACATCAAGGTTTTGAGAATAGAGATCTCTTCTATGGAAGTTCAGGATGTCTATATGCTTTAAGTCCAGTCTTTCATGCGTATCCACCTGCTG GAAAGGAAAGGAACTTTGTGTATAGTCATCTCCATCCCACTGGCAAGGTGTATGAGGCGAAACCAAAGCCTGTTGGTATAGGATTTGGTGGAAGTATGGGAAATGAGAGAATTTATGTGGATGAAGACTTTTCGAAGGTTACGATTCGCCATCATGCAGCTGACAAAACTTATCAGTCTGGCTCCCTCTTTCCTGAACAG GGCTTCCTACCTGTTGACGCTTTGATCACAGAGGTTGAGATTTGGGGACTTGGTGGGAGAGGTGCAAAGGATGTCCAGGATTCATATAAGGATAGGGAACAACTTTTCACTGAACAAAGAAGAAAG GTTGACTTGAAAACATTTGCAAACTGGGAGGACTCACCAGAAAAGATGCTGATGGACATGATCTCCAACCCCAATGCAATTCGGCGGGAAGACCGCTAA
- the LOC126784538 gene encoding uncharacterized protein LOC126784538, which produces MLKFLSRVRIEFNALDPRTASCMEFLAQCNATKAKESNPNCAIQVKRRTDDEPPKITVTFVNGIEEVFDATATPAQSIRTMILDKGQMLETEQMFRDAGEAWPVLIPAEELTQHAPGTKPRKAAEKKQ; this is translated from the exons atgTTGAAGTTCTTGTCGCGAGTGAGGATCGAGTTCAACGCGTTGGACCCACGCACGGCGTCGTGCATGGAGTTCTTGGCGCAGTGCAACGCCACCAAGGCCAAGGAGTCCAATCCCAACTGCGCCATCCAAGTCAAGCGCCGCACCGACGACGAGCCCCCCAAGATCACCGTCACCTTCGTCAACGGCATCGAGGAGGTCTTCGACGCCACCGCCACGCCAGCCCAGAGCATCAGGACCATGATTCTCGATAAGGGTCAGATGCTCGAGACCGAGCAGATGTTCCGCGACGCCGGCGAGGCCTGGCCGGTTCTTATTCCTGCCGAGGAGCTCACCCAACACGCGCCCGGTACCAAG CCAAGGAAAGCAGCAGAAAAGAAGCAGTAA